A stretch of Palaemon carinicauda isolate YSFRI2023 chromosome 36, ASM3689809v2, whole genome shotgun sequence DNA encodes these proteins:
- the LOC137628724 gene encoding uncharacterized protein, producing the protein MDISIRIILIVALVTLCLLHLVNVVNCDATVASQPQDEPQAMGCNQQLQRRIYLQASLTLDAIDHFKRNFSWHKFEMDWDNAATVLDINRDTDFVEVCSNSGTCSRILPQVPLPPYSIPANASHAEQLMAEILEYARQYACALEILCLDQSLHEDSFQYHVNQIYSHLEVLISSIILGLRQCQVPMRETALRELMGKVYTGADRTLRDERAFRTIRQCQMGLHYIRHFFSLNDSHPLLR; encoded by the exons ATGG ATATAAGTATTCGAATTATACTCATCGTGGCCTTGGTAACACTGTGTCTGCTGCATCTTGTCAATGTGGTGAACTGCGATGCTACCGTTGCATCACAGCCCCAAGATGAGCCTCAAGCAATGGGCTGCAACCAGCAGCTCCAGAGGCGTATCTATTTACAAGCAAGCCTTACTTTGGATGCTATAGATCATTTCAAGAGAAACTTT TCATGGCACAAGTTTGAAATGGATTGGGATAACGCCGCCACCGTCCTGGACATCAACCGGGACACCGACTTCGTCGAAGTATGCAGTAATTCAGGCACGTGCTCTCGTATCCTTCCGCAAGTCCCACTACCCCCGTACAGCATCCCTGCAAACGCATCTCACGCCGAGCAGCTAATGGCCGAAATCCTGGAGTACGCACGGCAATACGCTTGCGCTTTGGAAATCCTATGCCTCGACCAGTCTCTTCACGAGGACTCCTTCCAGTATCATGTGAATCAAATCTACAGCCATCTGGAGGTCCTCATAAGCAGCATTATCTTGGGACTGAGGCAATGCCAGGTGCCAATGAGGGAAACTGCCCTCAGAGAGCTGATGGGGAAGGTTTATACAGGAGCTGACAGGACCTTGAGGGACGAGAGGGCTTTTAGAACAATCAGACAATGCCAAATGGGTCTTCATTACATCAGACATTTCTTCTCTTTGAACGATTCTCATCCGCTGCTTAGATGA
- the LOC137628340 gene encoding uncharacterized protein, with translation MTSHFQLLQLLLLLSNPLRQVEAATSAWHPVRIEETWFTQNSTNFGQHKTESVIICAAVVAQKYWGNLFCFQEGNCRFNDVIVPHSFEETRPGNVIDCKARTPPNTCLPPYQQVTDVGCISILTSTYTFSDARSLCQQQGGDLVTPESFSALVQYLETHVEDSDDSHYWVGAQVSTGWHDGRPVEDSELAPGEPNGTGDCYRMMGPEDLLLGDKQCDTKYSAICER, from the exons ATGACCTCCCACTTTCAGCTGCTCCAACTCCTTCTGCTGCTTTCGAATCCACTTCGTCAAGTCGAGGCAGCCACGAGCGCATGGCATCCCGTCAGGATCGAGGAGACTTGGTTCACACAAAATAGCACCAATTTCGGGCAGCATAAAACTGAGAGTGTCATCATTTGCGCAGCTGTTGTGGCACAGAAGTACTGGGGGAATCTCTTCTGCTTCCAGGAGGGAAACTGTCGGTTCAATGACGTCATTGTGCCTCATTCCTTTGAAGAAACACGCCCTGGGAATGTCATCGATTGCAAAGCTCGAACTCCCCCTA ACACTTGTCTACCGCCATACCAGCAAGTGACAGACGTGGGATGCATCTCGATTTTAACCTCCACGTACACCTTCAGTGACGCAAGGAGTCTGTGCCAGCAACAAGGTGGTGACCTAGTCACTCCGGAGAGTTTCTCTGCTTTAGTCCAGTACTTGGAGACGCATGTGGAAG ATTCAGATGATAGCCACTACTGGGTGGGGGCGCAAGTGTCCACGGGATGGCATGACGGACGTCCAGTGGAGGACAGCGAATTAGCCCCTGGTGAACCTAATGGCACAGGAGACTGCTACAGGATGATGGGACCAGAGGATCTCCTTCTGGGGGATAAACAATGCGACACCAAATACAGCGCTATTTGTGAACGCTAA